One Succinispira mobilis DSM 6222 genomic window carries:
- a CDS encoding DpnD/PcfM family protein, translated as MKYFVEIKETLTKVVKIEANNAEEALDVVEKQYKNSEIILVADDYVKTEILVK; from the coding sequence ATGAAATATTTTGTTGAAATAAAAGAAACTCTTACTAAAGTAGTAAAAATAGAGGCAAATAATGCAGAAGAAGCATTAGATGTAGTTGAAAAACAATATAAAAATTCAGAAATTATATTAGTTGCGGATGATTATGTTAAAACTGAGATATTGGTAAAATAG
- a CDS encoding 4Fe-4S binding protein gives MDKEFVRRILAEFVNNSEDNFIKVEKALKSEVIGLKMFEQPSCFIASATDPLFEVLKSDQGMGEYFTCPKEWLPTAKTVIAIFLPFTKAVKVANSMAEEPAEEWLHARLEGQVYIDKLTAYLRDELLELGYKTVAPSLDERFWSKTKFNPQTAHPDVAYTSNWSERHVAFVCGAGTFGLSKGLITAQGMAGRFTSLITELELPRDRRDYQDVYEYCSECGACIRKCPAQAISLKNGKNHQICAQYLEEIKARYAPYYGCGKCQVGVPCGDKIPSKNKK, from the coding sequence GTGGATAAAGAATTTGTGAGGCGAATTTTAGCTGAATTTGTTAATAACTCTGAGGATAACTTTATAAAAGTAGAAAAAGCTTTAAAATCAGAAGTCATAGGTCTGAAAATGTTTGAACAACCTAGTTGCTTTATTGCCAGTGCCACAGATCCTTTGTTTGAAGTGCTAAAAAGCGACCAAGGAATGGGGGAATATTTTACCTGTCCCAAAGAATGGTTACCTACTGCTAAAACTGTTATTGCAATATTTTTACCTTTTACTAAAGCTGTAAAAGTAGCAAACTCGATGGCTGAAGAGCCTGCTGAGGAATGGCTACATGCAAGATTAGAAGGTCAAGTCTATATAGACAAGTTAACTGCATACCTAAGAGATGAATTGCTAGAGCTTGGTTATAAAACGGTTGCACCATCACTAGATGAGCGGTTTTGGTCCAAGACAAAGTTTAATCCACAAACAGCACATCCTGATGTAGCTTATACTAGCAATTGGTCAGAGCGGCATGTGGCTTTTGTTTGTGGTGCGGGAACGTTTGGTTTGTCTAAGGGATTGATTACAGCGCAAGGGATGGCAGGAAGATTTACTAGTTTAATAACAGAGTTGGAACTTCCTCGAGATAGGCGAGACTATCAAGATGTTTATGAATATTGTAGCGAGTGTGGCGCTTGTATTAGAAAATGTCCAGCTCAAGCAATTTCTTTAAAAAATGGCAAAAATCATCAAATTTGTGCTCAATATTTAGAGGAAATCAAAGCACGCTATGCTCCTTATTATGGTTGTGGAAAATGTCAAGTCGGCGTTCCGTGCGGTGACAAGATCCCGAGTAAAAATAAAAAATAA
- a CDS encoding diguanylate cyclase: MTAKEKAYIQNHGPVKLVVDPDWYPYEELDKKSNYRGIAPDLLKLISERTGLIFEVVPTKNWNETIRLVQEGKADAVSLLNSTKDRREWLLFSNVYYSDPNVLITREEHDYISDLSRFTQETMVLPTGTSIEEKLRKDYPSLKIILVESEPQAIQMVKERKADMTLRSLSMAAYHINKYGYFNLKVAGEMPNYVNDFRIGITKQDTTLQNILNKGIATITPQEVQEAINHHISIKIQKGFDCHLFFLVLSACFLIFLVSVFWMRKLYKVNKKLQQRQEELTELSSQLAESEFFYKSILQASPEAIIVSDTDEKIIMASPSTKNIIDVTSVDNLIGKYLIDFIVPTEHAKVQDNISKLKNAEPLGTTFYQLNNSSAEKIFIEVNSRVITNPQDGTHKMISIIRNATEKINNELLLQYRANKYQELVSDLEAQNKLLHENISIDKMTGIKNRYYFEQRVLEEIKIADYNKQPLALLLFDIDNFKKVNGTYGHDIGDKIIIRITQTTTNIIRATDLFARWGGEEFVILMPKTSLTTAKERAEQLRQAIAEIPHPETGSVTISIGVAEWQATEIPANWFKRADKALYSAKHNGRNRVEVSTSIETVDPLNLTWSDSFNSGHSKIDKQHRELLDICVMIMKTALEPKKAEKLTSIFSQLIKNVQVHFESEEQVLREINYPDLTKHCELHQKLLLKLANILKNTPTNELLSQTIVAFIINDVVMGHLLQEDIKFFHMF; the protein is encoded by the coding sequence TTGACCGCTAAAGAAAAAGCCTATATCCAAAACCACGGCCCTGTAAAACTAGTTGTTGATCCAGATTGGTATCCCTACGAAGAACTTGATAAAAAATCTAATTATCGGGGCATTGCTCCAGACTTACTTAAACTTATTAGCGAACGTACCGGACTTATTTTTGAAGTCGTGCCTACTAAAAACTGGAATGAAACAATTCGTCTGGTGCAAGAAGGCAAGGCCGATGCGGTTAGTTTGTTGAACTCAACTAAAGATCGCCGCGAATGGTTGTTGTTTTCTAATGTCTATTATTCAGACCCCAATGTTCTAATTACGCGTGAAGAACACGACTATATTTCCGACCTTTCACGCTTTACTCAGGAAACAATGGTTTTGCCTACCGGTACTAGCATTGAAGAAAAACTCCGCAAAGATTATCCAAGTTTAAAAATTATCTTAGTCGAAAGCGAGCCCCAAGCAATACAAATGGTCAAAGAACGAAAAGCCGATATGACTTTGCGTTCCCTAAGTATGGCCGCTTATCATATTAATAAATACGGCTATTTCAATTTAAAAGTTGCTGGCGAAATGCCTAATTATGTTAACGATTTTAGAATTGGAATAACCAAACAAGACACTACTTTGCAAAATATCCTTAATAAGGGTATTGCTACAATCACGCCCCAAGAAGTTCAAGAAGCGATCAATCACCATATCTCTATAAAAATTCAAAAAGGCTTTGATTGCCATTTATTTTTCCTCGTACTTAGTGCTTGTTTTCTAATCTTTTTGGTTTCAGTTTTTTGGATGCGTAAGCTCTACAAAGTTAATAAAAAATTGCAACAACGTCAAGAAGAACTTACAGAATTAAGTAGCCAGCTCGCCGAAAGTGAATTTTTCTATAAATCAATTCTTCAGGCTTCGCCAGAGGCAATTATTGTTTCTGATACTGACGAAAAAATTATTATGGCTTCCCCCTCCACCAAAAACATCATTGATGTTACTTCGGTTGACAATTTAATCGGCAAATATTTAATTGACTTCATTGTTCCTACAGAACACGCTAAAGTCCAAGACAATATCAGCAAACTAAAAAATGCTGAACCTTTAGGCACCACCTTTTATCAACTTAATAACAGTTCTGCTGAAAAAATTTTTATCGAAGTTAATAGCCGAGTAATTACAAATCCCCAAGATGGGACTCATAAGATGATCTCCATCATCAGAAACGCCACGGAAAAAATAAATAATGAGCTCCTTTTACAGTATCGCGCCAACAAATATCAAGAACTCGTCTCTGATCTCGAGGCTCAAAACAAACTGCTCCATGAAAATATATCCATCGATAAAATGACCGGAATTAAAAATCGCTATTATTTCGAACAACGTGTACTCGAGGAAATAAAAATTGCTGATTATAATAAACAGCCTTTGGCTTTATTGCTTTTTGATATTGACAACTTTAAGAAAGTTAATGGTACCTATGGTCATGATATTGGCGATAAAATAATTATTCGGATTACCCAGACAACCACTAATATTATTCGCGCTACCGACCTCTTTGCACGTTGGGGTGGGGAAGAATTTGTAATCTTAATGCCCAAAACTTCACTAACTACAGCCAAAGAACGTGCCGAACAACTTAGACAAGCAATTGCAGAAATTCCTCACCCAGAAACAGGTTCTGTTACCATTAGTATCGGTGTCGCTGAATGGCAAGCAACCGAAATCCCCGCCAATTGGTTTAAACGTGCTGATAAAGCTTTGTATAGCGCCAAACATAATGGTCGAAATCGGGTTGAAGTAAGTACCAGTATTGAGACAGTTGACCCACTAAACTTGACTTGGAGTGATAGTTTTAATAGCGGGCACTCTAAAATTGACAAGCAACATCGTGAATTACTGGATATTTGCGTTATGATTATGAAAACCGCTCTCGAACCCAAAAAAGCTGAGAAACTTACGAGTATTTTTTCACAGCTAATAAAAAATGTCCAAGTACACTTTGAATCTGAAGAACAAGTACTGCGGGAAATTAATTATCCAGATTTAACAAAACACTGTGAATTACATCAAAAACTTTTACTTAAACTAGCTAATATTCTCAAAAACACACCCACTAATGAATTACTCTCACAGACAATTGTTGCTTTCATAATTAACGATGTGGTTATGGGCCATCTTTTACAAGAAGACATCAAATTTTTTCACATGTTTTAA
- a CDS encoding nucleoside kinase, giving the protein MNNITVLINKTFTRTITSQTSLLELSQEFSSSFSTPIVAAIVNGEEKSLHFKLDTDQTAISFLELQTPIGMRIYSRSLIMLLQIALKQLKYNLNFSAKHNLGDAIYCELAPEIEITANFIAQLKEKMLEIVASNTAIEYNRMPKQKACDLFHKLNLEKNIGLIKYLKQDEITYYSCLGISNYFFSPLVPFTGILKIFDVLAYRQGILIRYPKYHAPTVLQPYKNQTKLADIFEEASNWAKLIECDTVSDLNNKVVSQEFNDIISISEALHEKKIAEIADKIKSDSLHKRLILIAGPSSSGKTTFTKRLNIHLRVNGLKPANLSIDDYFLSRSHTPRKSNGDYDFESIHAIDLKLFNEHLCRILRGERVKIPTFNFVSGCTEYRGNSIQLEPGQPILVEGIHALNEQLTASIAAEYKLKIYVSAITGISLDPYNRIRTTDCRLLRRIVRDSQFRAHDARETLRLWPSVRAGEEENIFPYQEDADIMFNTSLLYELLVIKQYATELLNQVTSEQDEYSEARRLLNLLNHVLEIDKFNIPDNSILKEFIG; this is encoded by the coding sequence ATGAATAATATAACCGTTCTTATTAACAAAACGTTTACCCGTACTATCACTAGCCAAACTAGTCTCTTAGAACTTAGTCAAGAATTTTCTTCAAGTTTTTCTACTCCTATTGTTGCCGCTATTGTCAATGGCGAAGAAAAAAGTCTTCATTTTAAACTTGACACCGACCAAACAGCAATTAGTTTTTTAGAACTGCAAACACCAATTGGCATGCGCATCTATTCGCGCAGCTTAATTATGCTTTTACAAATTGCCCTCAAGCAATTAAAATATAATTTAAACTTCTCGGCTAAACATAATCTCGGGGATGCCATTTATTGTGAACTAGCTCCTGAAATTGAAATAACAGCTAATTTTATCGCCCAGTTGAAAGAAAAAATGTTAGAAATTGTAGCTTCCAATACCGCTATTGAATATAATCGAATGCCCAAACAAAAAGCTTGTGACTTATTTCACAAATTAAATCTTGAAAAAAATATCGGCTTAATAAAATATCTTAAACAAGATGAAATCACCTATTATAGCTGTCTAGGTATTTCTAACTACTTTTTTTCTCCCTTAGTTCCTTTTACTGGCATTTTGAAAATTTTTGATGTTTTAGCCTATCGTCAGGGAATTTTAATTCGCTACCCTAAGTACCACGCACCCACAGTACTTCAGCCTTATAAAAATCAAACTAAATTAGCTGATATTTTCGAAGAAGCTTCTAATTGGGCAAAACTAATTGAGTGTGATACAGTTTCAGATCTAAATAATAAAGTGGTTAGCCAAGAATTCAATGATATTATCAGTATTTCCGAGGCCTTGCATGAAAAGAAAATTGCCGAAATTGCTGATAAAATAAAAAGCGACAGCCTTCACAAGCGACTTATTCTTATTGCCGGTCCTTCTTCTTCTGGGAAAACAACTTTTACCAAACGACTAAATATACACTTGCGCGTTAATGGTCTAAAACCAGCAAATTTATCTATTGATGATTATTTTCTCAGTCGTTCTCATACACCACGCAAAAGCAATGGTGACTATGATTTTGAAAGTATTCATGCCATCGACTTAAAACTTTTCAATGAACATTTATGCCGCATTTTACGTGGCGAACGTGTGAAAATTCCAACCTTTAACTTTGTTTCTGGTTGCACAGAATATCGTGGTAATAGTATTCAGTTAGAACCAGGTCAACCTATCTTAGTAGAAGGAATTCATGCTCTTAATGAGCAGTTGACCGCTAGTATTGCCGCTGAATACAAACTTAAAATCTATGTTAGTGCCATAACAGGAATATCCCTAGATCCCTACAATCGTATTCGTACTACTGATTGTCGTCTGCTACGTCGCATTGTCCGCGATAGTCAATTTAGGGCCCATGATGCTCGGGAAACTCTGAGACTATGGCCTAGTGTGCGTGCTGGTGAAGAGGAAAATATTTTTCCTTACCAGGAAGATGCCGACATTATGTTTAATACTTCTTTACTCTATGAACTATTGGTAATTAAGCAGTATGCTACCGAACTCCTAAATCAAGTTACCAGCGAACAAGATGAATACTCCGAAGCTCGCCGCCTCTTAAATCTTTTAAATCATGTTTTAGAAATTGATAAATTTAACATCCCTGATAATTCTATTTTAAAGGAGTTTATTGGCTAA
- a CDS encoding pyridoxal phosphate-dependent aminotransferase, with the protein MTISIAAPHAKGKFAQDKIFGASAAANKAAAQFGKENVTNATIGAILDENEVLVCLPTVEETYRKLSTNDLIAYAPIAGLPAYLESVKVAAFGKSIPEGHISAVATSGGSGALHHVVWNYTSEGDTILTSDWYWGPYNVFCKDMLRKLDTYQMLDDNLQYNLPALKAKVATILEKQDSLVLIINTPAHNPTGYSLSDHDWDGVLNILKEQAAKGKNIILTVDVAYLDFAGEKEEVRKFFKKFSNLPSNILVLVPYSMSKGFTLYGQRTGALLAISSSAEVIKEFDDINQFTSRATWSNINRPCMTTLATIYNDPKLLAAVEKERADYYQMIKARADLFTAEAKEAGLLMLPYVAGFFLSIPTDNSDAVCDKLHEDNIFAVPLARGVRVAVCAVPLNKIKGMASKIKKAIDSLA; encoded by the coding sequence ATGACAATCAGTATCGCTGCTCCCCATGCCAAAGGAAAATTTGCCCAAGATAAAATTTTTGGTGCAAGTGCTGCTGCTAATAAAGCTGCCGCCCAATTTGGTAAAGAAAATGTAACTAATGCTACAATTGGAGCAATTTTAGATGAAAACGAAGTATTAGTTTGCTTACCAACAGTAGAAGAAACTTATAGAAAACTTTCTACTAATGACCTAATAGCTTATGCACCAATTGCTGGTCTACCTGCCTATTTAGAAAGTGTAAAAGTAGCTGCCTTCGGCAAATCTATTCCTGAAGGTCATATTTCGGCAGTAGCAACTTCTGGCGGTTCTGGTGCTTTGCATCATGTGGTTTGGAATTATACCTCTGAAGGAGATACTATTTTAACTTCTGACTGGTATTGGGGTCCTTATAACGTTTTTTGCAAAGATATGTTACGCAAGCTTGATACATATCAAATGTTAGATGATAACTTGCAGTATAATCTCCCAGCTTTAAAAGCTAAAGTAGCTACAATTTTAGAAAAACAAGATAGTTTAGTATTAATAATCAATACTCCTGCACATAATCCAACTGGTTATAGTCTGAGCGACCATGACTGGGATGGCGTTTTAAATATTTTAAAAGAACAAGCAGCTAAAGGTAAAAACATCATCTTAACTGTGGATGTGGCTTATCTTGATTTTGCTGGTGAAAAAGAAGAAGTGCGTAAATTCTTCAAGAAATTTTCTAACCTACCTTCTAATATCTTAGTGCTTGTACCTTACAGTATGTCTAAAGGCTTTACCCTTTATGGACAACGCACTGGCGCGCTACTAGCTATTTCTTCTAGCGCTGAAGTAATCAAAGAATTCGACGATATTAACCAATTTACGAGTCGTGCTACTTGGTCAAATATCAATCGCCCTTGTATGACAACATTGGCTACAATTTACAATGATCCTAAACTACTTGCTGCAGTAGAAAAAGAGCGGGCTGATTACTATCAAATGATTAAAGCTCGCGCTGATTTATTCACCGCTGAAGCTAAAGAAGCTGGATTGTTGATGTTACCATACGTAGCTGGTTTCTTCTTATCAATTCCAACTGATAATTCCGATGCTGTTTGTGATAAATTACACGAAGATAATATTTTCGCAGTACCACTAGCACGCGGAGTTAGAGTTGCCGTTTGTGCTGTACCTTTAAATAAAATAAAAGGTATGGCCAGCAAAATTAAAAAAGCTATTGATTCTCTTGCTTAA
- a CDS encoding class II SORL domain-containing protein, translating into MKLADCIQTADWKAEKHVPAITVPAEIKAGEFFTVQACVGKDIAHPNTLEHNIQWVQLFFKPEGGKFAIELGKAVFTAHGESDTFTNPCLCLNTKINTNGTFIALSYCNIHGLWEDSVEVKVL; encoded by the coding sequence ATGAAATTAGCCGATTGCATTCAAACTGCCGACTGGAAAGCAGAAAAACACGTACCTGCTATTACCGTACCTGCGGAGATTAAAGCAGGAGAATTTTTCACTGTTCAAGCTTGTGTAGGTAAGGATATTGCACATCCTAACACTTTAGAACATAATATCCAATGGGTTCAATTATTTTTCAAACCTGAAGGAGGTAAATTTGCAATTGAGTTAGGTAAAGCTGTATTTACAGCTCATGGCGAAAGCGATACCTTCACTAATCCTTGTCTTTGTCTAAATACCAAAATAAACACTAACGGTACTTTTATTGCCCTTAGTTATTGTAATATTCATGGTCTTTGGGAAGACAGTGTAGAAGTAAAAGTTCTTTAA
- the uraA gene encoding uracil permease produces the protein MQNNIIQVEDRPALLKAIPLSLQHLFAMFGATVLVPFLFKIDPAICLMINGIGTLLYILLTKGKIPSYLGSSFAFISPVLAIIPVYGYAAAQSGFIAFGLTFCLLALLIRLVGTNWINVLFPPAAMGAIAAVIGLELAPVAASMAGLTAEIADPKAITVSLATLAVAVISSVAFRGFLAIIPVLLAVIFGYILSFSLGLVDLAPVYAAPWFKMPVFHVPEFNLQAIIIILPATLVVLAEHISHLVVTGNIIGRDLMKQPGLARSLFADGVSNVFSGFFGATPNTTYGENIGVMAITKVYSVWIIGGAAVFAIILSFVGKLSELIRGIPTPVMGGICILLFGVIAASGIRMLVDSKVDYSKTQNLVLTAIILTVGVSGAKLTIGTVALQGMALATVVAIVMSLVFKIFEYLGITKSLLAK, from the coding sequence GTGCAAAACAATATTATTCAAGTTGAAGACCGTCCAGCTTTATTAAAGGCAATTCCCCTTAGTTTACAGCATCTGTTTGCGATGTTTGGGGCAACTGTTTTAGTACCATTTTTATTTAAAATTGATCCTGCAATCTGTTTAATGATTAATGGAATCGGAACATTGTTGTATATTTTGCTAACTAAAGGAAAAATCCCTTCTTATTTAGGTTCTAGCTTTGCGTTTATTTCACCAGTGTTAGCGATAATACCAGTTTATGGTTATGCAGCTGCGCAATCGGGATTTATTGCTTTTGGCTTAACTTTTTGTCTGCTAGCGCTATTGATTAGATTGGTAGGAACTAATTGGATTAATGTTCTTTTCCCGCCGGCAGCAATGGGGGCGATAGCTGCTGTTATTGGTTTAGAGTTAGCACCAGTAGCTGCTTCTATGGCTGGCTTGACTGCTGAAATCGCTGATCCTAAAGCAATAACTGTTTCTTTGGCAACTTTAGCTGTAGCTGTTATTAGTTCCGTAGCTTTTAGAGGATTCTTAGCAATAATTCCAGTGTTGTTAGCTGTTATTTTTGGCTATATATTATCTTTTAGTTTGGGACTAGTTGATTTAGCACCGGTTTATGCTGCCCCTTGGTTTAAAATGCCCGTGTTTCATGTACCGGAATTTAATTTACAAGCAATTATAATTATTTTGCCAGCTACTTTGGTTGTTCTGGCTGAACATATTAGTCATTTAGTTGTAACAGGTAATATTATCGGGCGGGACCTAATGAAACAACCAGGGTTAGCACGCTCTTTGTTTGCCGATGGAGTTTCTAATGTGTTTTCAGGATTTTTTGGAGCTACTCCTAATACTACTTATGGAGAAAACATTGGAGTAATGGCAATAACAAAAGTTTATAGTGTTTGGATTATTGGTGGGGCAGCTGTATTTGCGATTATTCTTTCGTTTGTGGGTAAACTTTCAGAATTAATTAGAGGTATTCCTACACCTGTAATGGGCGGTATTTGTATCTTGTTATTTGGAGTTATTGCAGCTTCGGGAATTAGAATGTTAGTAGATAGTAAAGTTGATTATAGTAAAACACAAAACTTAGTTTTAACGGCGATAATTTTGACGGTGGGTGTTAGTGGCGCTAAATTAACCATTGGTACTGTAGCTTTACAGGGAATGGCTTTAGCTACTGTGGTTGCGATAGTTATGAGCTTGGTGTTTAAAATTTTCGAGTATCTAGGAATAACTAAATCTTTGCTAGCTAAGTAA
- the hpf gene encoding ribosome hibernation-promoting factor, HPF/YfiA family: MMVNVKGRNIEITPALKDYVEKRVSKVTRYFSDIKDISALLKVEKNKQIVELTVNAGYVLLRAEEGTKDMYEAIDLVVEKIEKQISKHKTKLTRRFRDSASFKSELVVPSKQEEADNEEFKVVRSKRFPIKPMSIEEAIMQMNLLNHSFFVYIDAEDDSMGIVYKRHDGNYGLIQPDIKK; the protein is encoded by the coding sequence ATGATGGTAAACGTTAAAGGTAGAAACATTGAAATTACTCCTGCTTTAAAAGATTATGTAGAAAAACGCGTTAGTAAGGTTACAAGATATTTTTCAGATATCAAGGATATTAGTGCTTTATTAAAAGTAGAGAAAAATAAACAAATTGTTGAACTAACTGTTAATGCTGGTTATGTTTTACTTAGAGCTGAAGAAGGCACTAAGGATATGTATGAAGCGATTGATTTGGTAGTGGAAAAAATTGAAAAACAAATATCTAAACATAAAACTAAATTAACTAGACGCTTTAGAGATAGTGCTAGTTTTAAAAGTGAGTTAGTGGTTCCTTCTAAACAAGAAGAAGCAGATAATGAAGAGTTTAAAGTAGTGCGAAGCAAACGTTTTCCAATTAAACCAATGTCTATTGAAGAGGCAATTATGCAAATGAACTTGCTTAATCATTCCTTCTTTGTATATATTGATGCGGAAGATGATAGTATGGGAATTGTTTATAAACGTCACGATGGAAATTATGGTTTAATCCAACCTGATATTAAAAAGTAA
- the secA gene encoding preprotein translocase subunit SecA codes for MLGFLKKLFGDSNEKELKRMQVYVDKINALEQDMINLTDAKLIAKTDDFKWRLEKGETLDELLPEAFAVVREASKRVLGMRHFDVQLIGGIALHEGKIAEMRTGEGKTLVSTLAAYLNALSGKGVHVVTVNDYLAKRDSNWMGKLHKFLGMNVGLIMQGMDFPERKAAYNADITYGTNNEFGFDYLRDNMVIYPEQMVQRPLNFAIVDEVDSILIDEARTPLIISGPGERSTGLYNVLAEVVKKLTIEEDYKIDEKAKTVAPTESGIAKVEKMMNITNMFDGENIEVSHLFNQALRAKELMRRDRDYVVKDGEIVIIDEFTGRMMFGRRYSDGLHQSIEAKEGVVVERESQTLAAITFQNYFRMYDKLGGMTGTAKTEEQEFQNIYGVDVLVIPTNKPSMRKDLPDVVYKNKRAKYKAAINEITELHAKGQPVLVGTTSIEQSENLSNMLKKQGVPHAVLNAKHHEKEAEIIAKAGQKGAVTIATNMAGRGTDIVLGEGVVELGGLHIVGTERHESRRIDNQLRGRAARQGDPGSTRFYLSLEDDLMRLFGSDSISNIMEKLGMEEDDPIEHGLVTKSIEQAQKKVEAHNFSIRKYVLEYDDVMNQQREVIYAQRKKILREENLPENISGMISKVVERTVEMYAPKEVYPEDWDLVAMIAYAEEYYMPTGKYTPEDLGKYSREELGEFLQQVADDNYQERENALGEATMRELEKVIMLKIVDQKWMEHLDAMDMLREGIGLRAYGQKDPLVEYKFEAYDMFQAMIDAIQDDIVKYLYKINFFSQPQLEDHLAEAETVHGESQEEIKKKPIVNKHDIGRNDDCPCKSGRKYKNCCGKNK; via the coding sequence TTGCTCGGTTTTTTAAAGAAATTATTTGGCGACTCTAATGAAAAAGAATTAAAGAGAATGCAAGTTTACGTAGATAAAATAAATGCTCTTGAGCAAGATATGATTAATCTTACAGATGCAAAGCTTATTGCAAAAACTGATGATTTCAAGTGGCGCTTAGAAAAAGGTGAAACTTTAGATGAGTTGTTGCCTGAGGCGTTTGCAGTAGTTCGAGAAGCTTCAAAACGTGTTTTAGGGATGCGCCATTTTGATGTACAACTTATTGGTGGTATTGCTTTACACGAAGGTAAAATTGCAGAAATGCGAACTGGTGAGGGTAAAACTTTAGTATCCACTTTAGCTGCTTATTTAAACGCACTTTCAGGTAAAGGCGTGCATGTAGTTACGGTAAATGATTATCTAGCTAAACGTGATAGCAATTGGATGGGTAAGTTACATAAATTTTTAGGTATGAATGTGGGCTTAATTATGCAAGGAATGGATTTTCCAGAACGTAAAGCTGCTTACAATGCTGATATTACTTATGGAACTAATAATGAATTTGGTTTTGACTATTTAAGAGATAACATGGTTATTTATCCAGAACAAATGGTACAAAGACCTTTGAATTTTGCGATTGTTGATGAAGTGGATAGTATTTTAATAGATGAAGCGAGAACACCATTGATAATCTCTGGTCCAGGGGAACGCTCTACGGGCTTATATAATGTTTTAGCTGAAGTTGTAAAAAAATTAACTATTGAAGAAGATTATAAAATAGATGAAAAAGCTAAAACCGTAGCGCCAACGGAAAGCGGGATAGCTAAAGTTGAAAAAATGATGAATATTACCAATATGTTTGATGGTGAAAACATTGAAGTTTCGCATCTGTTTAATCAGGCTTTACGGGCTAAAGAATTAATGCGTAGAGATCGTGATTATGTTGTAAAAGATGGTGAAATTGTAATAATTGATGAATTTACAGGCCGGATGATGTTTGGTCGTCGTTATTCAGATGGATTACATCAATCTATTGAAGCTAAGGAAGGTGTAGTTGTTGAACGCGAAAGCCAAACTTTGGCGGCAATTACTTTTCAAAACTACTTTAGAATGTATGATAAATTAGGCGGGATGACTGGTACAGCAAAAACAGAAGAACAAGAATTTCAAAATATTTATGGCGTAGATGTTTTAGTAATTCCTACGAATAAACCTTCGATGCGTAAAGATTTGCCAGATGTTGTTTATAAAAATAAACGTGCTAAATATAAAGCAGCGATTAATGAAATTACGGAATTACATGCAAAAGGGCAACCAGTATTGGTGGGCACTACTTCTATTGAGCAATCTGAAAATCTTTCTAATATGTTAAAAAAGCAAGGCGTACCACATGCAGTATTAAATGCTAAACATCATGAAAAAGAAGCGGAAATTATTGCTAAAGCCGGTCAAAAAGGAGCGGTTACCATTGCCACTAACATGGCTGGTCGTGGGACTGACATTGTACTAGGTGAAGGTGTAGTAGAGCTTGGGGGCTTACATATTGTAGGTACGGAACGCCATGAAAGTCGTCGGATTGATAATCAATTGCGGGGTAGAGCGGCACGTCAAGGCGACCCTGGCTCAACTCGTTTCTATTTATCTTTAGAGGATGATTTGATGCGTTTATTTGGCTCAGATAGTATCTCTAACATCATGGAAAAATTGGGGATGGAAGAAGATGACCCAATCGAACATGGTTTAGTTACGAAATCTATTGAGCAGGCACAAAAGAAAGTAGAGGCACATAACTTTAGTATTCGGAAATATGTTTTGGAATATGATGATGTTATGAATCAACAACGGGAAGTAATCTACGCACAACGTAAGAAAATTTTAAGAGAAGAAAATCTTCCAGAAAATATTAGTGGCATGATTAGTAAAGTCGTAGAGCGGACCGTGGAAATGTATGCTCCTAAAGAAGTTTATCCCGAAGATTGGGATTTGGTAGCGATGATTGCTTATGCTGAAGAATATTACATGCCTACTGGTAAGTACACCCCTGAAGACTTAGGTAAATATAGCCGTGAAGAGCTTGGTGAATTTTTGCAGCAAGTTGCTGATGATAATTATCAAGAGCGCGAAAATGCCTTGGGCGAAGCAACCATGCGTGAATTAGAAAAAGTAATTATGTTAAAGATTGTGGATCAAAAGTGGATGGAACATCTAGATGCGATGGATATGTTGCGTGAAGGCATTGGACTTAGAGCCTACGGACAAAAAGATCCTTTGGTGGAATATAAATTTGAAGCTTATGATATGTTTCAAGCCATGATAGATGCTATCCAAGATGACATTGTTAAGTATCTATATAAAATTAATTTTTTCAGCCAGCCGCAATTAGAAGATCACTTAGCTGAAGCAGAAACAGTACATGGTGAATCTCAAGAAGAAATTAAAAAAAAACCAATAGTTAATAAACATGATATTGGGCGAAATGATGATTGTCCCTGCAAAAGTGGCAGAAAATATAAAAACTGCTGTGGAAAAAACAAATAA